In one window of Hymenobacter nivis DNA:
- a CDS encoding PadR family transcriptional regulator, with protein MKLENTQVQMRKGILEFCILEIIARGEAYASDMLEELTVARMIVVEGTLYPLLTRLKNAALLDYTWKESTSGPPRKYYVLTPAGAQFLQELRDTWEEMALSVGIIRQGRPPGDTR; from the coding sequence ATGAAACTTGAAAACACCCAGGTGCAGATGCGCAAAGGCATCCTGGAGTTCTGCATCCTGGAAATAATTGCCCGCGGCGAGGCCTACGCCTCCGACATGCTGGAGGAGCTGACGGTGGCCCGCATGATTGTGGTGGAGGGAACGCTCTACCCGCTACTCACGCGCCTCAAAAACGCGGCGCTGCTCGATTATACCTGGAAGGAGAGCACCAGCGGCCCGCCCCGCAAATACTATGTCCTCACCCCGGCCGGGGCGCAGTTTCTGCAGGAACTGCGCGACACGTGGGAGGAAATGGCCCTGTCCGTGGGCATCATCCGCCAGGGCCGGCCGCCCGGCGACACCCGCTGA
- a CDS encoding PspC domain-containing protein, with amino-acid sequence MKKNISINLQGLIFHIEEDGYEVLGRYLAEVKAHFASFRGHQDIVADIEGRIAEIFSARLSAAKQVITLEDVEAMTAKMGRVSDFASDLDEDDEAETAGTYAGGPTAGAYAGSTAGPAAAAADGAPKRLFRDMAHRKVAGVAAGLAQYFAVNPLWIRLAFVALVLFKPFLRIGHTFDFDNPVNLSGFAVLLYVILWVLLPKNYDAPNPDDIAPGTGPLAGRRLFRDTDTGKIGGVAAGLAYYLNLDVTLVRVLLLAGLFAGGFTLVLYLILWVVAPEAKTVSEKMQMRGEGVTLSGIDNNLRATVLDADGNPVAPAPNRPVGAFLEGAARGARPAVSFLGTLIRWGVGALLIFTGGSLLLSLFTMLGVVAGLLPSTSVRGNGWGGLHYDNSSSAQGFASVLHNVQPWAGVVALLAVGIPVLALVLLGLRLILRRSVVGRLGGLSLLGLWLVGVAGTAVAGGQLAREFRTRGNVTTTRPLAPVPGRSMVLAVRHGDDEDGDEFFESVDVNIAPADSGRTPFIEQEVRARGASAAAARQMATSSVHYSFTQQDSVLTLDRGFTLTNDAPFRNQKVTLTLHLPLGKNYRLTKDFVDRLDDDNFQGSRRPSGNGDYRARLLRNGRFQCLDCPAVPSDNENSDNSSADNNDSNDDNGNDDNNDSSVRLNYGGAPSFDTELGSYGSGRRLFSETDFTRVSVVGGYRVVVRHGDAFKIEAGGNQDELNDLRISRDGNTLEIKPRDTSFFGKDWNRDQQKVLIRIEMPAVESLELAGGIQADLGGFDRQDRLQVQQAGVSHLRLNGNYGTLKLSLAGPCRTTATGHADDLSFDAAGAAELAGANLQTRTAKVNLVGGCKARLNVSEALKGDAVGGSEVAYSGNPKSVKVNAIGGSSFHRL; translated from the coding sequence ATGAAAAAGAACATCAGCATCAACTTGCAGGGCCTCATCTTCCACATTGAAGAGGACGGCTACGAAGTGCTCGGCCGCTACCTGGCCGAGGTGAAAGCCCACTTCGCCAGCTTCCGCGGCCACCAGGACATTGTGGCCGACATCGAGGGCCGCATCGCCGAAATCTTCAGCGCCCGCCTCTCAGCCGCCAAGCAGGTCATTACCCTGGAAGACGTGGAGGCCATGACGGCCAAGATGGGCCGGGTGAGCGACTTCGCCTCGGACTTGGATGAGGACGACGAAGCCGAAACGGCCGGCACCTACGCCGGGGGCCCCACGGCCGGGGCCTACGCCGGCAGCACCGCCGGCCCCGCCGCCGCCGCCGCCGACGGGGCCCCCAAGCGCCTGTTCCGCGACATGGCCCACCGCAAGGTGGCAGGCGTGGCCGCCGGCCTGGCCCAGTACTTTGCCGTGAACCCGCTGTGGATCCGCCTGGCCTTCGTGGCGCTGGTACTGTTCAAGCCGTTTTTGCGCATCGGCCACACGTTTGATTTCGACAACCCGGTGAACCTCTCGGGCTTCGCCGTGCTGCTCTACGTCATCCTGTGGGTGCTGCTGCCGAAAAACTACGACGCCCCCAACCCCGACGACATTGCGCCCGGCACGGGGCCCCTGGCCGGCCGGCGCTTGTTTCGCGACACGGACACGGGCAAAATCGGGGGCGTGGCCGCCGGCCTGGCCTACTACCTCAACCTCGACGTGACGCTGGTGCGGGTGCTGCTGCTGGCGGGCCTGTTTGCGGGCGGCTTCACGCTGGTGCTCTACCTCATCCTGTGGGTGGTGGCCCCGGAGGCCAAAACGGTGTCGGAGAAAATGCAGATGCGCGGCGAGGGCGTGACCCTCTCGGGCATCGACAACAACCTGCGCGCCACGGTGCTCGACGCCGACGGCAACCCCGTGGCCCCCGCCCCCAACCGCCCGGTGGGCGCATTTCTGGAAGGCGCGGCCCGCGGGGCCCGGCCGGCGGTAAGCTTTCTCGGCACGCTGATTCGGTGGGGCGTGGGGGCCCTGCTCATCTTCACCGGGGGTAGCCTGCTGCTCAGCTTGTTTACCATGCTGGGCGTGGTAGCGGGCCTGCTGCCGTCGACCTCGGTGCGCGGCAACGGGTGGGGTGGCCTGCACTACGACAATAGTAGCAGCGCCCAGGGCTTTGCCTCGGTGCTGCACAACGTGCAGCCCTGGGCCGGCGTGGTGGCGCTGCTGGCGGTGGGCATTCCGGTGCTGGCGTTGGTGCTGCTGGGGCTGCGGCTCATCCTGCGCCGCTCGGTGGTGGGGCGCCTGGGGGGCCTCTCGCTGCTGGGCCTGTGGTTGGTGGGCGTGGCCGGTACGGCAGTGGCCGGGGGTCAATTAGCCCGCGAGTTCCGCACTCGTGGCAACGTGACAACGACCCGCCCGCTGGCCCCCGTGCCCGGCCGCAGCATGGTGCTGGCCGTGCGCCACGGCGACGACGAGGACGGCGACGAGTTTTTTGAAAGCGTCGATGTGAACATCGCACCCGCCGACAGCGGCCGGACGCCGTTCATCGAGCAAGAAGTGCGGGCCCGGGGCGCCTCGGCCGCCGCCGCCCGCCAGATGGCCACCTCCTCGGTGCACTACAGCTTCACCCAGCAGGATTCGGTGCTGACGCTCGACCGCGGCTTCACGCTCACCAATGACGCACCCTTCCGCAACCAGAAGGTGACGCTGACGCTGCACTTGCCCCTGGGCAAGAACTACCGCCTGACCAAGGACTTCGTGGACCGCCTCGACGACGACAATTTTCAGGGCAGCCGCCGGCCCAGCGGCAACGGCGACTACCGCGCCCGCCTATTGCGCAACGGCCGCTTCCAGTGCCTCGACTGCCCCGCGGTACCGAGCGATAACGAAAATAGCGACAACAGCAGTGCCGACAACAACGACAGCAACGACGACAACGGTAACGACGACAACAACGACAGCAGCGTGCGCCTAAACTACGGCGGGGCCCCCAGCTTCGACACGGAGCTGGGCAGCTACGGCAGCGGCCGCCGCTTGTTCAGCGAGACGGACTTTACCCGGGTGAGCGTGGTGGGCGGCTACCGTGTGGTGGTACGCCACGGCGACGCCTTCAAAATCGAAGCCGGCGGCAACCAAGACGAGTTGAACGACCTGCGGATATCACGCGACGGCAACACCTTGGAGATCAAGCCCCGCGACACTTCATTTTTCGGTAAAGACTGGAACCGCGACCAGCAGAAAGTGCTCATCCGCATCGAGATGCCGGCCGTGGAAAGCCTGGAGCTGGCCGGCGGTATCCAGGCCGACCTCGGCGGCTTCGACCGCCAGGACCGCCTGCAGGTGCAGCAGGCCGGCGTGAGCCACCTGCGCCTCAACGGCAACTACGGCACCCTGAAACTGTCGCTGGCCGGGCCCTGCCGCACCACCGCCACCGGCCACGCCGACGACCTCTCCTTCGACGCCGCCGGGGCCGCTGAGCTGGCCGGCGCCAACCTCCAAACCCGCACTGCCAAGGTGAACCTGGTCGGCGGCTGCAAAGCCCGCCTCAACGTGAGCGAAGCCCTGAAGGGCGACGCCGTAGGCGGCAGCGAGGTGGCCTACAGCGGTAACCCCAAAAGTGTGAAAGTGAACGCCATCGGCGGCTCCAGCTTCCACCGGCTGTAG